From a region of the Odoribacter splanchnicus DSM 20712 genome:
- a CDS encoding heavy metal translocating P-type ATPase — protein sequence MKIKKTFPVVGMSCASCAARIDKVIHEQPGVCEANINYATAQAQVVYDTEICSVQALKNAVQDAGYDLLTETDQQGEEKAKQIQNEKYRLLKIQTFGATLLSLPIMVISMVFVNIPYMNYVLWFLSTCVVLGFGNRFYLSAWQQLKHGTSNMDTLVANSTGIAYLFSVFNLLFPDFWLSRGITPHLYFEAASGIIAFILLGRLLEERAKQNTSTAIRRLAGLQPKTITIVTGSGEQTVPIENARIGDTIAVKPGERIAVDGTVISGDSYVDESMLSGEPIAVHKQAGEKVYAGTVNQKGAFHFTADKTGADTMLAQIIRMVQDAQGSKAPVQKLVDKIAGIFVPVIIGIALLTFGLWCLFAPTAGFSHGLLAMITVLIIACPCALGLATPTALIVGIGKGAEHGILIKDATSLEIARKIDTIVLDKTGTITEGHPRVVNTYWHTETTEARKIIYSLERLSEHPLAEAIVREFGQETSIPVTGFETIPGKGIKGRTGDETYYAGTAELLTDNGVILPEPLKQRAESWLKEAKTVVWFGHSTQALAIIAITDEIKPTSLQAIRQMEKMGLTVYMLTGDNAGTAQAIARKANIGHYRSGVLPHDKAIFIEQLQQKGARVAMVGDGINDSAALAQADLSIAMGKGSDIAMETAMVTILSSDLLKIPETIRLSRLTVKTIRQNLFWAFIYNLVSIPIAAGILYPVCGFLLNPMIGGAAMAFSSVSVVSNSLRLKRKKISLIPRGNEVRIEEVEPINKKVMKKRFTIDGMMCGHCRAHVEKALNSIDGVKAIVTLDPPEATIEFTDKEFSLNELQQVIQNKAGDYKLHDLE from the coding sequence ATGAAAATAAAAAAAACTTTTCCGGTGGTAGGAATGAGTTGTGCCTCTTGTGCAGCGAGAATAGATAAAGTCATTCATGAACAACCCGGTGTATGTGAAGCCAATATAAACTACGCAACCGCCCAGGCCCAGGTCGTCTACGATACGGAGATCTGTTCTGTTCAGGCCTTGAAAAATGCGGTGCAAGATGCAGGATACGATCTGCTGACCGAGACAGACCAACAGGGCGAGGAGAAGGCCAAACAAATACAAAACGAAAAATACCGTTTATTGAAAATTCAGACCTTCGGGGCTACTTTATTATCGCTACCGATCATGGTCATCAGTATGGTGTTTGTGAATATTCCTTACATGAACTATGTTTTATGGTTCCTTTCGACCTGTGTCGTTTTAGGTTTCGGAAACAGATTCTACCTCAGTGCCTGGCAGCAATTGAAACACGGTACTTCCAATATGGATACCCTGGTTGCCAACAGCACCGGTATCGCTTATCTATTCAGTGTATTCAATCTATTGTTCCCGGATTTCTGGTTATCGCGGGGGATAACGCCCCATTTGTATTTCGAGGCTGCAAGCGGTATTATAGCTTTTATTCTTCTGGGCCGCTTACTCGAAGAACGGGCGAAACAAAACACCTCAACGGCTATCCGTAGACTAGCGGGTCTGCAACCCAAAACAATTACGATCGTTACCGGATCGGGCGAACAAACCGTACCGATCGAAAATGCCCGGATCGGAGATACGATAGCTGTAAAACCCGGAGAACGTATCGCTGTTGACGGGACGGTAATAAGCGGGGATTCATACGTCGATGAAAGCATGCTCAGCGGTGAGCCTATAGCCGTACACAAACAAGCCGGCGAAAAGGTATATGCCGGAACGGTGAATCAGAAAGGGGCTTTTCATTTCACTGCCGACAAAACAGGGGCCGATACCATGCTGGCTCAAATCATCCGCATGGTGCAAGATGCCCAGGGAAGTAAAGCCCCGGTACAGAAACTGGTAGATAAAATAGCCGGTATTTTCGTACCCGTTATCATCGGTATAGCCTTGTTGACTTTCGGGTTGTGGTGTTTATTCGCACCGACTGCCGGTTTTTCCCACGGTCTGCTGGCTATGATCACCGTCCTCATCATTGCCTGCCCCTGTGCCCTGGGCCTGGCTACTCCGACAGCACTCATCGTAGGAATCGGAAAGGGAGCTGAACACGGCATTCTGATAAAAGATGCGACAAGCCTGGAGATTGCCCGGAAAATCGATACGATTGTATTAGATAAAACAGGTACGATAACCGAAGGGCATCCAAGGGTCGTAAATACTTACTGGCATACAGAAACAACGGAAGCCCGGAAAATAATATACAGTCTGGAACGTTTGTCGGAACATCCGCTGGCAGAAGCGATAGTCAGGGAATTCGGACAAGAAACATCCATTCCGGTCACCGGATTCGAAACGATACCGGGTAAAGGAATAAAAGGCCGGACAGGCGATGAAACCTATTACGCCGGAACCGCTGAATTACTCACAGACAATGGCGTCATCCTCCCGGAACCCTTAAAACAAAGGGCCGAAAGTTGGCTCAAAGAAGCCAAGACAGTCGTCTGGTTCGGTCATTCGACCCAGGCCCTGGCCATAATCGCGATCACCGACGAGATAAAACCGACCTCATTGCAAGCCATCCGGCAGATGGAAAAAATGGGGCTGACCGTTTACATGCTGACCGGAGATAATGCCGGTACAGCACAGGCTATAGCCCGAAAAGCAAACATCGGCCATTACCGGTCGGGCGTTCTTCCTCACGACAAAGCTATCTTTATCGAACAATTGCAACAAAAAGGTGCCCGGGTAGCGATGGTCGGCGACGGAATAAACGATAGCGCAGCATTGGCACAGGCAGATTTGAGTATCGCTATGGGAAAAGGAAGTGATATCGCCATGGAAACCGCCATGGTCACCATCCTTTCCTCCGACCTGCTGAAAATACCGGAAACGATCCGTTTATCACGGCTGACGGTGAAAACCATCCGGCAAAATCTGTTCTGGGCTTTTATTTACAACCTGGTCAGTATTCCTATTGCAGCAGGCATACTTTATCCGGTTTGCGGTTTCCTGCTCAATCCAATGATCGGCGGAGCAGCTATGGCATTCAGCAGTGTGAGTGTAGTAAGCAATAGTTTACGGCTGAAACGGAAAAAAATAAGCCTTATCCCGAGGGGGAACGAGGTACGGATCGAAGAAGTTGAACCTATAAATAAAAAAGTCATGAAAAAAAGATTTACTATCGACGGCATGATGTGTGGTCATTGCCGTGCACACGTTGAAAAAGCACTGAACAGCATCGACGGTGTAAAAGCAATCGTAACGCTCGATCCTCCGGAAGCGACAATCGAATTCACAGATAAAGAATTTTCTTTAAACGAGTTACAACAAGTCATCCAGAATAAAGCCGGAGACTATAAATTACACGATTTGGAATAA
- a CDS encoding helix-turn-helix domain-containing protein, giving the protein MEEQEHVLFIKNMVCNRCILVVSEMLKNLNFNPLRIELGKVVIEEPLKPADRFLIRKALEALGFELLDDKRHRLIEQIRTAIIELVHYENNLSKLKLSEYLSGRCHYDYSLLSKLFSEENGISIEKYYIAQKVERIKELLIYDELTIGEIATQLQYSSVAHLSSQFRQVTGMSPSEFKRLKGNKRSPLDKV; this is encoded by the coding sequence ATGGAAGAACAAGAGCACGTTCTTTTTATAAAAAATATGGTTTGTAACCGATGTATTCTGGTTGTATCAGAAATGCTCAAAAACCTGAATTTCAATCCACTCCGGATTGAATTGGGTAAGGTTGTCATCGAAGAACCGTTGAAACCGGCAGACCGGTTTCTGATCCGGAAAGCACTTGAAGCGCTCGGGTTCGAATTGCTCGACGATAAACGCCATCGTCTTATCGAACAAATCCGTACTGCCATTATCGAACTGGTCCATTATGAAAATAATCTCTCTAAATTGAAATTATCCGAATATTTAAGCGGGAGATGTCATTACGACTACAGTTTGCTAAGTAAACTTTTTTCCGAAGAAAACGGTATCAGCATAGAGAAATACTATATTGCTCAAAAAGTAGAACGCATCAAAGAATTACTCATTTACGACGAGCTGACGATCGGCGAAATAGCCACACAGCTTCAATATTCGAGTGTCGCTCATTTGAGTTCCCAGTTCCGGCAGGTAACCGGAATGTCTCCCAGTGAATTTAAACGTCTGAAAGGCAACAAACGCTCCCCTTTGGATAAAGTGTAA
- a CDS encoding nucleotidyltransferase domain-containing protein has protein sequence MDIIELAEQNQQNAWKLLDETGIIPAWERIGATVHLVGSLKSGLLMKSRDIDLHIYTGKLDITESFSVMQELAERLKLKEIQYKNLVHTEEECIEWHVLYEDQELHTWKFDLIHIRKGSKYDGVVENVTAAIAKLLTPGLRETILRIKYEVPDGVMIPGIEIYHAVFTGGVRSYEELERWRQEHPLTNSLDWLP, from the coding sequence ATGGATATTATCGAACTCGCAGAACAAAATCAGCAAAATGCCTGGAAATTACTCGATGAAACGGGTATTATTCCGGCTTGGGAACGTATCGGGGCTACCGTACATTTGGTCGGTTCGCTCAAGTCAGGTTTGTTAATGAAAAGCAGGGATATCGATCTGCACATCTATACCGGGAAACTCGATATTACGGAGAGTTTTTCGGTTATGCAGGAATTGGCAGAGCGGCTTAAACTGAAAGAGATTCAATACAAAAACCTGGTTCATACCGAAGAAGAATGTATCGAGTGGCATGTTCTGTATGAAGATCAGGAGCTGCATACATGGAAATTCGATCTGATTCACATCCGCAAAGGTTCGAAATATGACGGGGTGGTGGAAAATGTCACTGCCGCTATTGCAAAACTGCTCACACCCGGGCTTCGGGAAACGATACTTCGGATCAAGTATGAGGTGCCGGATGGCGTAATGATTCCCGGGATCGAGATATACCATGCCGTTTTTACAGGAGGTGTCCGCAGTTACGAGGAATTGGAACGGTGGCGACAGGAACATCCGCTGACCAATAGTTTGGATTGGCTGCCGTGA